A genome region from Pseudanabaena sp. Chao 1811 includes the following:
- a CDS encoding ATP-dependent Clp protease proteolytic subunit has protein sequence MPIGVPRVPYRYPGDSFTQWISIYERLSMERIIFLSGEVTDGMANSIIARLLYFDSEDQNKDIYMYINSPGGSVSAGLAIFDTMQHIKSDVTTICVGLAASMGSYLLMAGSKGKRYALPNARIMIHQPSGGTRGQASDIEIEAKEIIRIRHKLNEEYAKRTGQPLEKIERDMNRDYYMSSQEALEYGLIDRVLESTP, from the coding sequence ATGCCTATCGGTGTTCCTAGAGTTCCCTATCGCTATCCCGGTGACTCCTTTACGCAGTGGATCAGCATCTACGAGCGTCTATCGATGGAGCGCATCATCTTTTTGAGTGGAGAAGTTACAGATGGCATGGCAAACTCGATCATTGCCCGTCTACTCTACTTTGATTCTGAAGATCAAAACAAAGATATCTACATGTATATCAACTCCCCCGGTGGCTCAGTTTCCGCAGGCTTGGCAATCTTTGACACCATGCAGCATATCAAGTCAGATGTCACCACTATCTGCGTTGGTCTTGCCGCCTCGATGGGTTCCTACCTGCTGATGGCTGGCTCCAAGGGTAAGCGCTATGCTCTGCCCAATGCACGGATCATGATCCACCAGCCTTCAGGTGGTACAAGAGGTCAAGCTTCTGATATTGAGATTGAGGCAAAGGAAATTATTCGCATTCGCCATAAGTTGAATGAGGAATATGCTAAGCGCACTGGTCAGCCCCTCGAAAAAATTGAGCGGGACATGAACCGTGACTACTACATGTCTTCACAGGAAGCTCTGGAATATGGTCTGATCGATCGCGTTCTTGAATCAACCCCATAA
- a CDS encoding cation:proton antiporter, producing the protein MTNSELLLELLLQLTVILSACKLVSYFGKRYLGQTEVVGEMLAGIMLGPSLFGVIAPDLQQWLFPKSPIIADATHLLPNPSMSILYALSQIGLMIYMFLVGLDLNMDLLRNRAKSAGIVSIAGILVPFSLGAIAAFGLHGKDLFSPNITPWAAALYMGASMSITAFPMLARILHERGLIKTKLGTLVLAAGSLDDAIAWCLLALVLASIKSSINVAIIAIGGTLAYVIFMWFFGQRILRIFSYWTRRDGEVTMQTLTFVFIIMMVCAYYTDFVGVHAIFGAFVLGIVMPRGHFAESVHKHLEYLTTSLLVPIFFVFSGLNTQLGLLNSPHLWAIALLIILIAVLGKGLACTLAAKYSGENWRNSMTVGALMNTRGMMELIILNIGLEQGLITPTLFTIMVIMAIVTTVMCSPLVTFLVDSSQQ; encoded by the coding sequence ATGACAAATTCAGAACTACTGCTTGAGCTATTGTTGCAATTGACTGTAATTTTGTCTGCTTGCAAATTAGTGTCTTACTTTGGAAAACGCTATTTAGGACAAACTGAGGTCGTAGGGGAAATGTTGGCGGGGATTATGCTGGGACCTTCATTATTTGGTGTAATTGCACCAGATCTCCAGCAATGGCTATTTCCCAAAAGCCCAATTATTGCCGATGCAACACATCTCTTACCGAATCCTTCGATGTCGATTTTGTATGCGCTCAGCCAAATTGGGTTGATGATTTACATGTTTTTGGTGGGCTTAGACCTAAACATGGATCTATTACGCAATCGGGCAAAAAGTGCAGGCATCGTCTCGATCGCAGGAATTCTCGTACCGTTTAGCTTGGGGGCGATCGCTGCTTTTGGTTTGCATGGCAAGGACTTATTCAGTCCCAACATTACGCCTTGGGCAGCCGCTTTGTATATGGGCGCTTCCATGTCGATTACTGCCTTTCCGATGTTGGCAAGAATTTTGCATGAACGGGGGTTAATCAAAACTAAACTCGGTACGTTGGTGTTAGCCGCAGGTTCCCTTGATGATGCGATCGCATGGTGTTTACTAGCCTTAGTTCTCGCCAGTATTAAAAGCTCAATTAACGTGGCGATTATTGCGATCGGTGGCACATTAGCCTATGTGATCTTCATGTGGTTCTTCGGGCAACGCATTCTTCGCATCTTTAGTTATTGGACAAGACGTGATGGTGAAGTAACGATGCAAACCTTAACCTTTGTGTTTATCATCATGATGGTTTGCGCCTATTACACCGATTTTGTAGGTGTTCATGCCATTTTTGGAGCATTTGTTTTAGGGATTGTCATGCCACGCGGTCATTTCGCCGAATCAGTCCATAAGCATCTGGAATATCTCACCACCTCATTACTCGTACCTATTTTCTTTGTGTTTTCAGGTTTAAATACGCAATTGGGGCTACTGAATTCACCCCATTTATGGGCGATCGCCTTGCTAATTATCCTGATTGCAGTACTGGGCAAAGGGCTAGCCTGTACACTTGCTGCTAAATATTCAGGCGAGAATTGGCGCAATTCGATGACCGTGGGGGCTTTGATGAATACGCGGGGGATGATGGAATTAATTATTTTAAATATTGGTTTAGAGCAGGGGTTAATCACACCAACTTTATTTACGATCATGGTGATTATGGCGATCGTGACCACAGTTATGTGTTCACCACTAGTGACATTTTTAGTAGATTCATCTCAACAATAA
- a CDS encoding ATP-dependent Clp protease proteolytic subunit: MDRPSRSVPQAAQAAYYGDSSYGRTPPPDLPSLLLKERIIYFGLPLVSPDEYKQQLGVDVTELLIAQLLYLQYEDPEKPIFLYINSTGTSWYTGDAIGFETEAFAICDTLNYIKPPVHTICLGQAMGTAAMILASGTKGFRASLPNASIVLHQARRQTRGQASDLQIQAKEVLTNREAMLRILSRTTGKTPEVLTKDMDRMFYMTPEQAKEYGIIDRVLESTKDLPKAVPALVS; the protein is encoded by the coding sequence ATGGATCGACCTTCTCGCTCTGTTCCCCAAGCCGCACAAGCCGCCTATTACGGGGATTCGTCATACGGACGCACACCGCCGCCTGACTTACCTTCGCTATTGCTAAAAGAGCGGATTATTTACTTTGGGTTGCCTCTTGTATCACCCGACGAATACAAACAGCAGCTTGGTGTCGATGTTACAGAATTGCTCATCGCCCAACTCCTCTATTTGCAATACGAAGATCCTGAAAAACCGATTTTCCTATATATCAACTCCACGGGGACATCTTGGTACACAGGTGATGCGATCGGCTTTGAAACCGAAGCCTTTGCCATCTGTGACACACTCAACTATATCAAGCCTCCCGTCCATACCATTTGCCTCGGACAAGCCATGGGAACAGCAGCGATGATCCTCGCCAGTGGCACTAAAGGTTTCCGCGCCAGCTTGCCCAATGCCAGCATCGTCCTGCACCAAGCCCGTCGTCAAACCAGAGGACAAGCCTCTGACCTCCAAATTCAGGCAAAGGAAGTCTTAACTAACCGCGAAGCGATGTTACGCATTCTATCGCGTACTACTGGTAAAACGCCCGAAGTACTGACTAAAGATATGGATCGGATGTTCTACATGACTCCTGAGCAAGCCAAGGAATATGGCATCATCGATCGCGTTCTCGAAAGTACTAAGGACTTACCGAAAGCTGTTCCTGCCCTTGTTTCTTAA